One Novipirellula artificiosorum DNA segment encodes these proteins:
- a CDS encoding pilus assembly FimT family protein: MNQRRISNRLAFSLLELLIVLAIMVALAAVAWPSLRRPMADSTVHQAAAALRDQISSCRQAAAMHGQPRLMRFESGQSSVRWGTWTDLIAEQLRDASSLEASPLDASTLSAANNGEESLDDASVTGGLWELPIDVVIDDVQLDTQTYETPESLPLTGLSEAVTQASEDESFEWGDAAQSTDPLDENPTSWYLPFLPNGQTRDAVIVLRDVVSGSRVALEIDAVTGMMRTSRMSSIEPDPATDFASAPPSDFSAEDVSSSADASDLIDWEPSE, encoded by the coding sequence TTGAACCAGCGAAGAATTTCGAATCGTCTCGCTTTTTCGCTGCTCGAATTGTTGATCGTGCTGGCGATCATGGTTGCCTTGGCAGCCGTGGCGTGGCCCAGTTTACGCCGGCCCATGGCCGATAGCACGGTTCACCAGGCCGCCGCTGCGCTGCGCGATCAAATTTCGTCCTGTCGACAAGCCGCGGCGATGCATGGACAGCCGCGATTGATGCGTTTCGAGTCGGGGCAATCGTCGGTCCGTTGGGGGACCTGGACCGATCTGATCGCCGAGCAACTCCGCGATGCCTCCTCGCTCGAAGCCTCCCCCCTCGATGCCTCGACACTCAGCGCTGCCAACAATGGCGAAGAGAGTCTCGATGATGCGTCGGTGACGGGGGGACTCTGGGAGTTGCCGATTGATGTCGTCATCGATGACGTTCAACTGGACACACAGACGTATGAAACGCCCGAGTCCTTACCGCTGACGGGGCTCAGCGAAGCGGTAACGCAAGCATCCGAAGACGAATCCTTTGAATGGGGGGATGCTGCCCAGTCAACCGATCCGCTTGATGAGAATCCAACCTCTTGGTACCTCCCCTTTCTGCCTAACGGCCAAACTCGCGATGCCGTGATCGTCTTGCGGGATGTTGTGTCCGGTAGCCGCGTTGCACTCGAAATCGATGCCGTAACCGGAATGATGCGAACCTCGCGCATGAGTTCAATCGAGCCTGATCCGGCGACCGATTTCGCGAGTGCACCACCGAGCGATTTCTCGGCGGAAGACGTCTCAAGTTCCGCAGACGCTTCAGACTTGATCGACTGGGAGCCATCCGAATGA
- a CDS encoding type IV pilus modification PilV family protein, producing MKILSRRRHGFSLMEMIIATAMLAGSGAALFALVGQASRLARTAEERTVALQLAQTVMDEFLAMPSESETETEGTFESDPRWSYRMEQTEVTLTREDAGSEDTSSPMRVVVAIYRANDGGTQNVDSAIVRLVRWIRPARTNSVMPAEEESSMPPKPEGSEPAVPEGPEMQGLEPESME from the coding sequence ATGAAGATCCTATCGAGGCGACGCCACGGCTTTTCCCTAATGGAGATGATCATTGCCACGGCGATGCTTGCTGGAAGCGGCGCGGCATTGTTCGCATTAGTGGGACAAGCGAGCCGTTTGGCTCGGACGGCAGAGGAGCGAACGGTGGCGTTACAACTCGCTCAAACGGTGATGGACGAGTTCTTGGCGATGCCGAGCGAATCCGAAACGGAGACGGAAGGAACGTTCGAGTCAGACCCTCGCTGGTCCTATCGAATGGAACAAACCGAAGTCACCCTCACGCGTGAGGACGCCGGAAGTGAAGATACCTCCAGCCCCATGCGAGTGGTCGTGGCCATTTATCGAGCCAATGACGGGGGAACCCAAAACGTCGATTCGGCCATCGTACGCTTGGTTCGTTGGATCCGACCGGCGAGAACGAATTCGGTGATGCCCGCTGAGGAGGAATCGTCGATGCCCCCCAAGCCAGAAGGTTCTGAACCTGCGGTGCCAGAAGGCCCAGAGATGCAAGGACTTGAACCGGAGTCAATGGAATGA
- a CDS encoding prepilin-type N-terminal cleavage/methylation domain-containing protein: protein MIWRQHRRMRQLRGMWSDRSGYTVLELMISLALLATLLTVAWSILGSYRDAEQRGWNQAYQMQMIRVTRSWLESDAAHLMEPRSQPSSLSKEAAPFSLQPFKGDEQGFEVDFVPSVDPLLWLEAITQTAEPLSSTTQAMDVQTQNRASSLDPIAVHHLRYKLVAEASSDTEEERYALERQRSPIDRWSNASTSSRSEELLTTEDLYRLSDDESLEDPAAPRKLAAMKIRNMVTPRFRYSDGQSWTSNWDSQLKGRLPRAIELSFDLPSAATMKQSSEPKSEETEAFVAEDFASSESASELALAAEPTATLSEDDEALDRDVRIVVLVPGSDGGGRNDP, encoded by the coding sequence ATGATCTGGCGGCAACACAGACGAATGCGTCAGCTCAGAGGAATGTGGAGCGATCGCAGCGGATACACGGTGTTGGAATTGATGATTTCGCTTGCACTGCTGGCGACACTGTTGACGGTGGCCTGGTCGATATTGGGATCGTACCGTGACGCCGAACAACGCGGCTGGAACCAAGCCTATCAAATGCAGATGATCCGAGTCACTCGAAGTTGGCTTGAATCGGATGCTGCACACTTGATGGAACCCCGCAGCCAGCCAAGTTCTTTGAGCAAGGAGGCGGCCCCCTTCTCGTTGCAACCGTTCAAAGGCGACGAACAAGGATTCGAGGTCGATTTCGTTCCTTCGGTTGATCCGTTGCTATGGCTTGAAGCTATCACTCAGACGGCGGAACCTTTGTCGTCAACCACGCAGGCGATGGATGTGCAAACGCAAAACAGGGCGAGCTCCCTCGATCCCATTGCCGTGCATCACCTGCGTTACAAATTGGTTGCGGAGGCATCCTCCGACACCGAGGAGGAACGATACGCTCTCGAGCGACAACGGAGTCCGATCGATCGGTGGTCGAATGCGTCGACCTCGTCCCGATCCGAAGAGTTGCTCACGACGGAAGACCTTTATCGGCTCTCCGATGATGAGTCGCTTGAAGACCCTGCTGCGCCGAGGAAGCTTGCTGCAATGAAGATTCGAAACATGGTGACACCTCGTTTTCGCTATTCCGATGGTCAGTCCTGGACCTCGAACTGGGACAGCCAACTGAAGGGACGCTTGCCGCGAGCGATTGAGTTGAGTTTCGATCTGCCATCGGCTGCTACCATGAAACAATCGTCTGAACCAAAGTCCGAGGAGACGGAAGCCTTTGTTGCCGAGGACTTCGCCAGCAGCGAATCCGCGAGTGAATTGGCCTTGGCCGCTGAGCCAACCGCCACGCTAAGCGAAGACGACGAGGCGCTTGATCGCGACGTGCGAATCGTCGTTTTGGTGCCCGGCAGCGATGGAGGAGGCCGCAATGATCCGTAG
- a CDS encoding elongation factor G, which produces MARTSDLRWRNLAICGHASAGKTTLVDRLLAETQAVPGNPDVSNGTSICDFEPEEKAHNHSIESAVVRLKHGENEFDLIDTPGYPDFISGMIGAMAAVEAAVVCIDAHSGIQMNSRRAMDEAAKHGIARIIVITKMDDAQADFKTLVQQCQETWGAGVIPLQIPIGQGESFKSVASAVELPIEAKAAVVNVAHAHEQLVEELVESDEALMEQYLEGNMPDVPSIKELLRKAVISGDAIPLLCVSATEGIGLKELIDLLDEITPAPDEIQRTAKDENGEVVTLDQSADGPLSAQVFKVRVDPFVQKLSYVRIFGGSLSKDQAVHVSGARKDIKLNAVMKVQGEQTEAIDSASAGQIVAVAKMEDLHVGTSIGTFELPAIEYPEPMVGVAISPTKRGDENKLSTAMHKLTEEDQTLKMSRDPQTSEMVMTGMSELHLQMLRERLARRDKIEIETHDPCIPYRETITTSAEGSYRHKKQSGGRGQFGEVHIRMMPLPRGTDIESFAVKARFPNLKSYHHHPENNFLWVDSVVGGVIPGNFMPAIEKGFIERMARGVIAGHTIQDVAVEVHFGKHHPVDSSEAAFKMAGSLCFRDVFRNAKPALLEPVVHLNVLAPEDSVGDIYSDMSSRGGRVLGSTAMRGGIHSIDCEVPLRSVGHYNRTLSSVTGGQGSYTISFSHYETMPADVQRQLMESAKEELEETSA; this is translated from the coding sequence ATGGCACGTACTTCGGACCTTCGCTGGAGGAACCTCGCAATATGTGGTCACGCATCGGCCGGCAAGACCACACTGGTTGATCGCTTGCTGGCCGAAACTCAAGCCGTTCCCGGCAATCCCGATGTGAGCAACGGCACCAGCATCTGCGATTTCGAGCCTGAAGAAAAAGCTCACAATCATTCGATTGAATCTGCCGTCGTCCGTCTGAAGCATGGCGAAAACGAATTCGATCTCATCGACACACCCGGCTATCCCGATTTTATCAGCGGGATGATTGGCGCCATGGCCGCAGTCGAAGCTGCCGTGGTTTGCATTGATGCCCACAGCGGCATCCAAATGAACTCACGTCGAGCCATGGACGAAGCGGCCAAGCATGGCATCGCGCGAATCATCGTCATCACCAAGATGGACGACGCCCAAGCGGACTTCAAAACGCTTGTCCAGCAGTGCCAGGAAACATGGGGGGCCGGCGTGATCCCGCTGCAGATTCCAATTGGACAAGGCGAATCCTTCAAATCGGTTGCCTCAGCGGTGGAGTTGCCGATCGAAGCCAAAGCAGCCGTCGTCAACGTTGCCCACGCCCACGAGCAGTTGGTTGAAGAGCTGGTCGAATCGGACGAAGCCTTGATGGAACAGTACCTCGAAGGCAACATGCCCGATGTCCCATCGATCAAAGAACTGCTTCGAAAAGCCGTCATCAGCGGCGATGCGATTCCGTTGCTCTGCGTGTCCGCAACAGAGGGGATCGGCCTCAAAGAACTGATCGATTTACTCGACGAAATCACTCCTGCTCCGGATGAGATTCAACGGACCGCGAAAGACGAAAACGGGGAAGTCGTCACGCTCGATCAATCTGCAGATGGCCCCCTTTCGGCTCAAGTGTTTAAGGTCCGGGTCGATCCCTTCGTGCAAAAACTCAGTTACGTTCGCATCTTTGGCGGCAGCCTGTCCAAGGATCAGGCCGTTCATGTCAGCGGAGCTCGAAAAGACATTAAGCTCAACGCTGTCATGAAGGTCCAAGGTGAACAGACCGAAGCGATCGATTCCGCCTCGGCAGGTCAGATCGTGGCGGTCGCGAAAATGGAGGACCTGCATGTGGGAACCTCGATTGGAACGTTCGAGCTGCCGGCGATCGAATATCCCGAACCGATGGTTGGCGTTGCAATATCGCCGACCAAACGTGGGGACGAAAACAAGCTTTCCACGGCGATGCACAAATTGACCGAAGAAGACCAGACGTTGAAAATGTCACGTGACCCGCAAACCAGCGAGATGGTGATGACGGGGATGAGCGAGTTGCATTTGCAGATGCTTCGCGAACGCTTGGCACGCCGGGACAAGATCGAAATCGAAACTCATGACCCTTGCATTCCCTACCGCGAAACCATCACGACCTCCGCCGAAGGTTCCTATCGCCACAAGAAACAAAGTGGCGGTCGGGGGCAATTCGGCGAAGTCCACATTCGTATGATGCCGTTGCCGCGAGGGACCGACATCGAATCGTTCGCCGTCAAGGCTCGCTTCCCGAACTTGAAGTCTTATCACCATCATCCCGAGAACAATTTCCTATGGGTCGACTCCGTCGTCGGCGGTGTGATTCCCGGGAACTTCATGCCTGCCATCGAAAAAGGATTTATCGAACGGATGGCCCGTGGCGTCATTGCCGGGCATACGATTCAAGATGTCGCCGTGGAAGTCCATTTCGGGAAACACCATCCTGTCGACAGCAGCGAAGCGGCCTTCAAAATGGCGGGTAGTTTATGCTTCCGCGATGTGTTCCGAAACGCCAAGCCGGCGCTGCTTGAACCGGTCGTCCATTTGAATGTTCTCGCCCCTGAGGATTCGGTGGGGGACATTTATAGCGACATGAGCAGTCGTGGCGGCCGCGTGCTCGGCAGCACCGCGATGCGTGGCGGGATCCATTCGATCGACTGTGAAGTTCCGCTACGATCGGTTGGGCATTACAACCGGACGCTTAGCAGTGTCACCGGTGGCCAAGGAAGCTATACGATCAGCTTCAGCCACTACGAAACCATGCCGGCGGACGTGCAACGACAGTTGATGGAATCGGCCAAAGAAGAGTTGGAAGAAACCTCTGCCTAG
- the ychF gene encoding redox-regulated ATPase YchF produces the protein MEAGIVGLPNVGKSTLFNALTCSRAAQSENYPFCTIEPNEGIVSVPDDRLSRITHYITPQKTIPAMLKLVDIAGIVKGASEGQGLGNKFLSHIRQVDAIVQVVRCFEDPDVTHVSGSVDPLSDIDTIETELMLADIQTLENSLAKAQRSARSGDKEAKLRVSAIEKCNEHLANDQPLRTLKLPEAEADAISSYGLMTAKPVLYVANVDENDLQGDDPLVRKVREYAESSGASVVCVCAKLEAEIAELEEPDRSEMLSDLGLTEPALNQIAREAYRTLGLQSYFTAGEKEVRAWPVPIGATAPQAAGVIHSDFERGFIRVEIYSLDDLENYKSEKEIRQAGKLRIEGKAYIMQDGDICHFLFNV, from the coding sequence ATGGAAGCTGGAATCGTTGGTTTGCCAAATGTTGGCAAAAGTACGCTGTTTAACGCCTTGACCTGCTCCCGAGCGGCGCAGAGTGAAAATTATCCGTTTTGTACGATTGAACCGAATGAAGGGATTGTCAGTGTTCCCGACGACCGACTGAGTCGGATCACCCACTACATCACGCCTCAGAAAACGATCCCGGCGATGTTGAAGTTGGTGGACATCGCGGGGATCGTCAAAGGAGCGAGCGAAGGACAAGGCTTAGGGAACAAATTCCTGAGCCACATCCGCCAAGTGGATGCGATTGTTCAAGTCGTTCGCTGTTTCGAAGATCCCGATGTGACGCATGTCTCGGGATCGGTGGATCCGTTGTCGGATATCGACACGATCGAAACCGAATTGATGTTGGCAGATATCCAAACGCTTGAAAACTCACTCGCCAAAGCCCAGCGGTCCGCCCGCAGCGGTGACAAGGAAGCGAAACTCCGTGTTTCCGCGATCGAGAAATGCAACGAGCACTTGGCAAACGACCAACCGCTGCGAACGCTGAAGTTACCCGAAGCCGAGGCGGACGCTATTTCGAGCTACGGCCTGATGACCGCGAAACCGGTACTGTACGTGGCTAACGTTGACGAGAATGACTTGCAGGGCGACGATCCGCTGGTCAGGAAAGTACGTGAATACGCCGAGTCGTCTGGGGCGAGCGTGGTTTGTGTCTGTGCAAAGCTTGAGGCCGAAATCGCCGAACTGGAAGAACCCGATCGCAGTGAGATGTTATCGGACCTTGGCTTGACCGAACCGGCACTCAACCAGATTGCTCGCGAAGCCTACCGGACCCTCGGACTACAAAGCTACTTCACCGCTGGCGAGAAGGAGGTCCGCGCATGGCCGGTCCCGATCGGTGCCACCGCACCCCAAGCCGCCGGTGTGATCCACAGCGATTTTGAGCGTGGCTTCATCCGTGTCGAAATCTATTCTCTTGACGACTTGGAAAACTACAAAAGCGAGAAAGAGATTCGCCAAGCCGGAAAACTGCGAATCGAAGGCAAGGCGTACATCATGCAAGATGGCGATATTTGTCATTTCCTCTTCAACGTTTAG
- a CDS encoding amidohydrolase gives MSRVHAIDAQLTHVWMVRTFLKHADESEDDEDLRQIVRDLYDVLLAFGPIEEVRAERDYLKVAKKKLSKLRKATEFYVAIQPEVSGHTNFAMAARSLRTAVDRIIAILNE, from the coding sequence ATGAGTCGCGTGCATGCCATTGATGCTCAACTCACTCATGTTTGGATGGTCCGCACGTTTTTGAAACATGCGGATGAGTCCGAGGATGATGAGGACCTGCGGCAAATCGTTCGAGATTTGTACGATGTCTTATTAGCTTTCGGCCCGATTGAGGAGGTCCGAGCCGAAAGAGATTATCTGAAGGTCGCCAAGAAAAAACTGTCGAAGCTAAGAAAAGCGACAGAGTTCTATGTGGCAATTCAGCCGGAGGTGAGTGGACATACCAATTTTGCCATGGCTGCCCGATCGTTGCGAACCGCAGTCGACAGGATCATCGCAATTCTGAACGAATAA
- a CDS encoding WecB/TagA/CpsF family glycosyltransferase — protein sequence MLSDASGLHPIAPNPIALVTDRPDPTVVHNLLHPTGPSQLPASWESLSEPLPPLDRVDVWDVPFDRVTLDQSIDRIEQLMFRRIPSYVITANLNYCMLHHREAELQQITRDADLILADGQPIVNRSRLGNSPLPERVAGSEMIYRLAERCRDRGQGIYFLGGEPGVGQRCADTLAELYPGLRIAGVESPPFRQLNEVEQLQQDARIQSSDAGLLLVAFGQPKGEKWIHANYQRLGVPVSIQVGASFEFVAGTSKRAPESWQRLGMEWAHRMFSDPKRLVPRYASNAAFLAGRCIEDWKRLVTSWGMGEWSDRR from the coding sequence ATGCTTTCCGATGCCTCAGGTCTTCATCCAATCGCACCCAATCCGATCGCACTGGTGACTGATCGACCGGATCCCACTGTCGTCCACAACCTGCTCCACCCCACGGGGCCATCGCAACTCCCTGCGTCATGGGAATCTCTGTCCGAGCCGTTACCGCCGCTGGATCGAGTGGACGTTTGGGATGTGCCGTTTGATCGAGTCACTTTGGACCAATCAATCGATCGCATTGAACAACTGATGTTCCGGCGAATTCCAAGCTACGTGATCACGGCAAACTTGAACTATTGCATGCTGCATCACCGCGAGGCGGAACTTCAGCAAATTACTCGTGATGCCGATTTGATCTTGGCCGATGGCCAACCCATCGTGAATCGTAGTCGGTTGGGCAATTCCCCTTTGCCCGAGCGAGTTGCCGGCAGCGAAATGATCTACCGTTTGGCCGAGCGCTGTCGCGATCGTGGCCAGGGGATCTATTTCCTCGGTGGCGAGCCTGGCGTAGGGCAACGCTGTGCGGATACCCTTGCGGAACTCTATCCAGGCTTGCGCATTGCCGGCGTTGAATCGCCCCCCTTCCGCCAGCTGAATGAAGTCGAACAACTGCAACAAGACGCACGGATTCAATCGTCCGATGCCGGCCTACTGTTGGTCGCGTTTGGACAACCCAAAGGCGAAAAGTGGATTCACGCAAACTACCAACGCCTGGGCGTTCCGGTCAGTATTCAAGTAGGGGCTTCGTTCGAGTTTGTTGCGGGTACTTCGAAGCGAGCTCCCGAAAGCTGGCAAAGGCTTGGCATGGAATGGGCGCATCGCATGTTTAGTGACCCGAAGCGTCTGGTGCCTCGTTACGCCTCGAACGCGGCTTTCTTGGCAGGTCGATGTATCGAAGATTGGAAACGTTTGGTGACAAGCTGGGGCATGGGCGAGTGGAGTGACCGTCGATAG
- a CDS encoding dihydroorotate dehydrogenase — MLTTTLGRLTLKNPIMVASGTFGYAREMQEVVEVPRLGAVLPKTITAEPRIGNAPWRTVETSAGLLNAIGLDNDGVDAFLEHHLPYLRELGTSVIVSVAGRTCEEFTTLAARVGSEAGVSAIELNLSCPNVSGGVDFGTNATSCREVVSSVRDACKVPILAKLTPNVTRIAEIAQGAADGGADAVCLINTVLGMAIDWRRRKPMLGNGMGGLSGPAIKPIALRCVHQVASAVDIHIVGIGGIATIDDVMEFLVAGASAVQIGTANYYDPTVSTRLIDELPTALKEAGAESVKEMVGTLG; from the coding sequence ATGCTTACCACTACGCTCGGACGCTTGACTCTGAAAAACCCAATCATGGTCGCATCGGGGACGTTTGGTTACGCCCGTGAAATGCAGGAGGTCGTCGAGGTGCCACGCCTGGGGGCGGTGCTTCCCAAAACGATCACGGCGGAGCCGCGGATTGGGAATGCTCCGTGGCGTACCGTTGAAACGTCTGCCGGACTGCTGAATGCGATTGGGCTTGATAACGATGGGGTGGATGCATTCCTCGAGCATCATCTGCCTTATCTGCGCGAACTCGGGACGTCGGTCATCGTCAGCGTGGCAGGACGCACTTGCGAGGAGTTCACCACACTTGCTGCGCGTGTCGGTAGCGAAGCAGGTGTGTCCGCGATCGAGCTGAACTTATCCTGCCCGAATGTCAGCGGTGGTGTCGATTTTGGGACCAATGCGACATCGTGCCGCGAAGTGGTTTCGTCCGTGAGAGACGCGTGCAAGGTTCCGATCCTCGCCAAATTGACGCCAAATGTAACCCGCATTGCGGAGATCGCGCAGGGAGCCGCAGATGGTGGCGCCGATGCGGTTTGTTTGATCAACACGGTGCTCGGCATGGCGATTGATTGGCGACGACGAAAACCGATGCTCGGCAACGGCATGGGAGGACTCAGTGGTCCAGCGATCAAACCGATTGCACTGCGATGTGTTCATCAAGTTGCCTCGGCCGTCGACATCCACATTGTGGGCATCGGTGGGATCGCAACGATTGACGACGTGATGGAGTTCCTGGTCGCCGGAGCGAGCGCCGTTCAGATTGGCACCGCCAACTACTACGATCCGACCGTTTCCACACGTTTGATCGATGAATTGCCCACGGCACTCAAAGAAGCTGGTGCCGAAAGCGTAAAGGAAATGGTTGGCACGTTGGGGTAA
- a CDS encoding PEP-CTERM sorting domain-containing protein: MILRESIGDTDTSILGASNLNACAVNLSASGSDGTFLNLACDTTGGFETVANDADTLSYAAFGPTLMQPGKDSDDLGNKQREVLIGTVDLVAPSTIGETVFRLSDFNPALDGDFTTFDSSVAGLGLESLAVSSGGSFNTRSLTVTAVPEPSSLVLIGGFITLGASRRCRKNALLDG, translated from the coding sequence GTGATTTTGCGAGAAAGCATCGGTGACACCGACACGTCCATCCTGGGAGCATCGAACTTGAACGCGTGTGCGGTAAACCTATCGGCGTCCGGCTCGGACGGCACTTTCTTGAACCTTGCTTGTGATACCACGGGGGGCTTTGAGACGGTTGCCAATGACGCGGACACGCTTAGTTACGCAGCTTTTGGGCCCACCTTGATGCAGCCCGGCAAGGACTCTGACGATCTCGGCAATAAACAGCGGGAAGTTCTTATTGGGACCGTTGATCTGGTTGCACCCTCGACGATTGGGGAAACGGTTTTCCGTTTGTCTGATTTCAACCCGGCATTAGATGGTGATTTCACCACTTTTGACAGCAGCGTGGCGGGCTTGGGTTTAGAAAGTCTGGCTGTTTCGTCGGGGGGATCATTCAACACTCGCTCCTTGACGGTGACCGCCGTTCCCGAGCCTTCGAGTCTTGTGTTGATCGGCGGGTTTATCACCCTGGGGGCTTCTCGCCGCTGTAGAAAGAACGCCCTATTGGATGGCTAG
- a CDS encoding phosphopantothenoylcysteine decarboxylase domain-containing protein, whose translation MARILITSGPTRQYLDPVRYLTNASSGRMGAALAVAAIDQGHEVVIVSGPVSVDYPSAARLIPVVTTDEMLAASTAAFADCDGAIGAAAPCDYMPRFIQTQKIAKTGEPLQLELVETADVVAMLGQKKRPNQWVVGFALETEDRRFRATVKLEKKCCDLIVSNGPQAIDSNENDVELINREGAVIASIHGDKEHVARELMSKISEQLS comes from the coding sequence GTGGCTCGCATCCTGATTACGTCTGGCCCCACGCGGCAGTACCTCGACCCGGTTCGCTACCTCACCAATGCGTCGAGTGGTCGGATGGGGGCTGCCCTCGCTGTGGCTGCCATCGATCAAGGTCACGAAGTTGTGATTGTTTCGGGTCCGGTGAGTGTCGATTACCCTTCGGCTGCTCGGCTGATTCCAGTCGTCACGACCGATGAAATGCTAGCCGCGTCGACTGCTGCGTTCGCAGATTGCGATGGAGCGATTGGGGCGGCGGCTCCTTGTGATTATATGCCACGGTTCATACAAACACAGAAGATTGCCAAGACCGGCGAGCCGCTGCAGTTGGAATTGGTGGAAACCGCCGACGTCGTCGCCATGCTGGGACAGAAAAAACGGCCCAATCAATGGGTCGTAGGGTTTGCCCTGGAAACCGAGGATCGCCGCTTCCGGGCAACCGTGAAACTAGAGAAGAAATGCTGTGACCTGATCGTCAGCAATGGTCCGCAAGCGATTGATTCAAACGAAAACGATGTCGAGCTGATCAATCGCGAAGGAGCCGTGATCGCTTCGATTCATGGTGACAAAGAGCATGTTGCTCGTGAACTGATGAGCAAGATTAGCGAGCAGCTGTCCTAA
- a CDS encoding TerB family tellurite resistance protein — translation MSDETLTKRRRLLRNLVVMALADGSLGEREVNLVADRCLALGLDEHDLQKAVEFGLGDNAALELPVDPLEREALLGELVRVMAADAHLEEAEKRLFALAAVMMDLSRADVDRIIDATLHPKKSP, via the coding sequence ATGAGCGATGAAACCCTTACGAAACGCAGGCGACTGTTACGGAACTTGGTTGTCATGGCCCTTGCGGACGGTTCACTCGGTGAGCGAGAAGTCAACTTGGTGGCAGATCGTTGTCTTGCGCTGGGCTTGGACGAGCACGATTTGCAAAAGGCAGTCGAGTTTGGACTGGGCGACAACGCAGCATTGGAATTGCCGGTTGATCCGCTGGAGCGTGAGGCACTGCTTGGAGAACTCGTTCGAGTGATGGCTGCGGACGCGCATCTGGAAGAAGCCGAAAAACGTCTGTTTGCCTTGGCGGCGGTGATGATGGATTTATCGCGAGCAGATGTCGATCGGATCATCGATGCGACGCTCCACCCCAAGAAATCCCCGTAG
- the eboE gene encoding metabolite traffic protein EboE, with product MSVTIGYCTNVHAGVDLPAIRDNLQRHATDVHRLMTGDEPLGVGLWLPEKAARELAGSGPSGSHSLSDFRQFLDQRHLQAFTINGFPYDNFHDPIVKHRVYEPAWWDPRRLNYTKQLATILLGLMPPTQRIGSISTLPIGWLDDLVTTEQMNRAGENLRELAAFLARIESRSGRQIVVAIEPEPGCILDTAEDVLGWFERELPDAAHRRHLTVCHDVCHSAVMMESQAEVLRKYAAAGITIGKVQVSSAVVADWDSMAIGRRQETAEQLAGFAEDRYLHQTGRLLEDGSFRLAEDLPNLLDQIPRSGDPAGGDRRWVVHFHVPIFLERFGRLSTSQAEIRHCLLALQRPTSELEPRIEFTGHYEVETYAWTVLPEAMRKRELADDIAAELRWLQKELIDCS from the coding sequence ATGTCGGTGACGATTGGCTATTGCACCAATGTGCATGCGGGCGTTGATTTGCCGGCGATCCGCGACAACCTGCAGCGCCATGCGACCGATGTTCATCGGTTGATGACAGGCGACGAACCGCTGGGCGTTGGTCTTTGGCTGCCAGAAAAAGCAGCCCGTGAATTGGCGGGCTCGGGACCAAGCGGAAGCCATTCGCTGAGCGATTTTCGACAGTTTTTGGACCAACGCCACTTGCAGGCGTTCACGATCAACGGTTTTCCGTACGACAATTTTCATGATCCGATCGTCAAACATCGTGTTTACGAACCGGCGTGGTGGGATCCTCGGCGATTGAATTACACCAAGCAACTAGCAACGATCTTGCTAGGACTGATGCCGCCGACTCAGCGGATTGGATCCATTAGTACGTTGCCGATCGGTTGGCTGGATGATCTCGTGACGACCGAGCAAATGAACCGGGCCGGGGAAAACCTGCGGGAATTGGCGGCATTCCTAGCCAGGATCGAGTCGCGGTCGGGACGTCAAATCGTCGTGGCCATCGAACCCGAACCGGGATGCATTCTCGATACAGCCGAGGATGTCCTCGGGTGGTTCGAAAGAGAGTTACCCGATGCGGCCCACCGGCGCCATTTGACCGTTTGCCACGACGTATGCCACAGCGCCGTGATGATGGAATCTCAAGCGGAGGTGCTGCGTAAGTATGCGGCCGCAGGGATCACGATCGGCAAGGTGCAAGTTAGCAGCGCTGTCGTCGCCGATTGGGATTCGATGGCCATCGGGCGACGCCAAGAGACTGCCGAGCAGCTTGCCGGTTTTGCCGAAGACCGCTACTTGCACCAAACCGGCCGCTTGCTTGAAGACGGGTCATTTCGCCTGGCCGAGGATCTTCCCAATTTGCTCGACCAGATCCCACGCAGCGGCGATCCGGCGGGAGGGGACCGGCGCTGGGTGGTCCATTTTCACGTGCCGATCTTTCTGGAACGATTTGGCCGCTTGTCGACGAGCCAAGCAGAGATCCGTCATTGTCTGCTCGCGTTACAGAGGCCGACGAGCGAATTGGAGCCGAGGATCGAGTTCACGGGGCATTACGAGGTCGAAACCTATGCCTGGACCGTGTTGCCGGAGGCGATGCGAAAACGGGAACTCGCCGACGACATTGCCGCAGAACTCCGCTGGCTTCAAAAGGAGCTGATCGATTGCTCGTAA